The genome window TCGGTGCTGATTCCCATGGAAATGCCGCCGGCGGTGCGCTTTGTGCTGGTGGTGACGATTCTCTCCTTTGTGAACTGGGGTGGGCTGGCCCGCATCATCCGCAGCCAGGTGCTGCAACTGCGCGAGATGGAGTTTGCCCAGGCTGCGCAGGCCCTGGGCGCTGGCGATGCCCGCATCATCATCCGACACGTGTTGCCGGGAACCTACACCTATCTGATTGTTGCCGTTACCCTGGCCATCCCTGGGTTCATCCTGGGCGAGTCGGGCCTCTCCTTTTTGGGGCTGGGCATTCAGGAGCCCGCTACCTCCTGGGGCCTTATGCTTTCCAAGGCCCAGGCCACCGGTATCACAGCCTTTACCGAGCGGCCCTGGCTTCTGATCCCAGGGGTATTCATCCTTTTGGCGGTTTTGGCGTATAACTTCATGGGTGATGGCCTGCGCGATGCGCTTGATCCTCGCACCAAGGTGTAGCTAGGGGCCCGGATCGCGACAAAGGTGCTTTCCCAGGTTGCATGATCCGTGATGTTCAGGCCAAGCTAACCCAGTTGGCGATATAATGGCAAAATCTGCGGTTGCAGTGCTCTAGGAGTTGGAATGGACGAGAAACGGCTGGTGGATGTAAAAGACCTCAAGGTTCACTTCTTTACCGACGACGGCGTGGTCAAAGCCGTGGATGGGGTGTCCTTTCACATTGACAAAGGCGAGACCCTGGCGGTGGTAGGGGAGTCGGGCTCGGGCAAATCGGTCACGAGCCTGGCCATGATGCGCCTGATTCCCAACCCACCGGGCAAGATTGTGGGCGGGCAGATGCTCTTCCGGGGCAAAGATGGCAAGGTGCGCGACCTGGTCAAAGAAGACGAGGCCACCATGCGCAAGATTCGTGGCAACGACATCGCCATGATCTTTCAGGAGCCCATGACCAGCCTCAACCCGGTCTATACGGTGGGCGATCAGATTGCCGAGGCCATCGTGCTGCACCAGGGTAAAAGCAAAAAGGAGGCGCTCGAGCAGGCCGCCGAGATGCTCGACCTGGTGGGCATCCCCGAACCCAAAAAGCGCCTGGCCAACTACCCCCACCAGATGTCGGGGGGTATGCGCCAGCGGGTGATGATCGCCATGGCGCTGTCCTGTAACCCTTCGCTCCTCATCGCCGACGAGCCCACCACCGCCCTGGACGTGACCATCCAGGCCCAGATTCTGGAGCTCATGAAAAAACTCCAGGAGGAGATCGGCATGAGCATCCTGTTCATTACCCACAACCTGGGCGTGGTGGCCGAGATGGCCGACCGGGTGGTGGTGATGTACGCAGGTCGGGCCGTCGAGGAAGCCGATGTGGTGCCCACCTTCAAGAAGCCCCTGCACCCCTACACCATGGGCCTCTTAAACTCGGTGCCCCGGCTCGATCTGGCGGCCACACACCAGCAGCGCCTGGAGGCCATCCCGGGCAACGTACCCAACCCGCTCAACCTGCCCCCGGGCTGTGCCTTCCACCCGCGCTGCAAGTTCTTCAAACCGGGGTTGTGCGACACCGAGACTCCCGTGCTGCAGGATGCTGGAGAGGGACATATGGTGCGCTGCGTGCGCTGGGCTGAGATTCAAAAAGGCGAGGCGGTGGGAGCATGAGCGTGGCTACACCTGAAACCACCACAACCAATCTAGTTGAGGTCAAAAACCTCAAAAAGTGGTTCCCCATCCGGGGCGGAATTCTGTCTCGAGTGGTCGCGAACGTAAAAGCCGTCAACGATGTGAGCTTTGCGGTTAAGAAGGGCGAGGTGGTGGGGCTGGTAGGCGAGTCCGGCTCGGGCAAGACCACCGTGGGCCGCACCATTCTGCGCCTGATCGAACCCACCGACGGCAGCATTTACTTCGACGGGCAGGACATCACCCACCTACCCAAAAACCAGCTACGGGCCTACCGGCGCAAGATGCAGATCATCTTCCAGGACCCCTTCGCCTCGCTTAACCCGCGCATGACCGTGGGGGACATCATCGCCGAGCCGCTGGTGATCCACAACCTGGAAGGCTCGGCCCAGGCCCGCAACGAGCGCGTCGCCGAGCTTTTGCAACTGGTGGGCCTCAACCCCGACCACGTGCGGCGCTACCCCCACGAATTCTCCGGTGGGCAGCGGCAGCGCATCGGTATCGCCCGCGCCCTGGCGGTGCGCCCCGAGTTCATCGTGGCCGACGAGCCGGTCTCGGCGCTGGACGTCTCCATTCAGGCCCAGGTGGTCAACCTGCTGCAAGACCTCAAGGAGCAGCTTGGCCTGACCATTCTGTTTATCGCGCACGACCTGGCGGTGGTGGAGTACATCTCCGACCGGGTGGCGGTGATGTACCTGGGCAAGATCATGGAGCTGGCCCCCTCCCGCGACCTCTACCTCAAGCCGCGCCACCCCTACACCGAGGCCCTGCTCTCGGCCATCCCCACCCCCGACCCCACCATCAAGCGCGAGCGCATTGTGCTGCAGGGCGATATCCCCAGCCCCATCAACCCCCCTTCGGGCTGCGTCTTCCGCACCCGCTGCCGCTACGCCATCGCCGAGTGCGCCAACACCGTGCCAGAGCTTAAGGAAGTCGCCCCCGGCCACTTCAAGGCCTGCATCCGCGACGATATTCCCGGCCTGAGCTAACCACAGCCCATGAGAAGAGCGCCCTCATTGGGCGCTTTTTTGTTTGGAGGTCAGTTCAATGCGCAATGAGCCTTCTCTCATCCTGGTAGATAGGGGGGATGATTTACTGGGCACATGCGAAAACAGTTGTTGTTAGGGGCAATGGCGCTGCTGGGTGCAGTAGAGGCCCAGGAAGCGGTCATTTACCGGGGCTTTGCCGAGCTAAGGCAGCCGCAAACCTTACCGCAAAACGAGTGGGTCTGGGAGCCCGGCGAGGCCCTGTTTCAAAGCCTGGTTCCGGGAACCCTGCGCTTGATTGGGGTGGCCGAACAGTCGCGGCGTGTGGAGGTAGCGGCCCAGCCGAACCCTCTACTGGCTTATGTGGGCAAGGAGGTGCAGTTTTTCTGGGAGGGCCAGTGGCGCAAGGCCACCCTGGTGAGCGCCGAGCGGAATCTATACCTGTACGAGGGCCGCTACCTGGTGGGGCTGCCCGGAACGGTGGCCTACCCCGACCCCAGCGGGTTTAGCGCTGCGCCCGGCCCCAGGGTTACCTTCCTCTACCAGGGGGCAGGGGCGGCCACGCTGGCCTACCTGACTCGAGCCCTCACCTGGAGCCTGCGCTACACCCTCGAGGATGGCGAACTCACGGGCTGGGCCACCCTGACCAACGCGCTGGGCCGCCCCTTGCAGCTGGGCCGAACCGAACTGGTAGCGGGGAGCGTGCCCTTGCTGGAGGGAGGGTTCAACGTACCGGCCCCCCGCCCCGAGACCCGGATGCTACAGGCCGCCCCTGCCATGGCCGACGCTACAGAAGCAGAGTTTGTGGGGGAGACAGCCGGCACCTACCGCTACCGCCTGCCAGGGGTGGTGAGGCTCGAGCCCGGCCTCACCGAGCTGCCCTTTATGAGGGCCCGGGTACAGCCGGTATATTTGTGGCGCTTGCAAACGGGTTTTAGCACCGGGCGGGAGCTGGCTTTCGTGCGGGGTTTCCGCTTCGTGGCACCAGAAAACCTGGCTGCCGGGGTGGTGAGCATCCGCGAGCAGGGGGTGTTTGTGGGGCAGGCCAGCACCGGCGATACCGCCAAAGGCAACAACGTGACCTTGATACTGGGCGCCGATCCCGAGGGCCGGGCCACCCGACAGGTGGAGCAACAGACCCGCAACCGCTTCCGTGTGACCACCAGCGTGCGCAACCCCAAGTCCTATCCGGTTGAAGTCGAAATCCAGGAGACAATGCCACAGCCCTTCACCCTGGAAGTGCTAGATTCCGCCTCGGGACAGACGGCTAACGCCGCTGTTCAGCCAGGGGAGGGCCTCGAGCGCACCCCTGAGGGCTACCGCATCCGCTTTACCCTGGCCCCAGGCCAGAGCCGTTCATATGTCTATACCCTCACCCTGCAACAGCGTTAGGTGTTTTAAGGGTATGCACTTCGTACTGACCCGTGGGTCAGGTAGAGTATGGGGGTGACAACCGACCTGCTCTATCAACTCCGTTTTCTGTCCGACCTGACCGAAGGCCCCGCCGGTAAGCCGCTCTTCGTCTATACCGATATCGAGCGGCCCGAAAAAGACCCGCCCCGCTACCGCAGCCGCCTGGCTACCTGGGACGGCGGATTGCGCCTTCTAACCCAGGGCGAGGCCAAAGCGCCGTTCTGGCGCGGTGATTACATCTACTTCACCCGCAAGGTGGACAAGGCCAGCCAGCTTTTTCGCCTGCCCCTGTCGGGCGGCGAGGCCGAACAGGTGACCCAGTTCAAAGCTGGTATCGAGGGCTATAAGGTAAGCCCGGATGGCCGCCGGATTGCCTTGCTGACTCGAGGGGAGTACGAGCCGCCCAAACCCGACGCGCCCCGCATCTACGAGACCTGGCCGGTCAAGTTCGATGGCAGGGGCCTGCTGCCGGGGCAGCCCAGGGAGCTCTGGCTGTGGGAAAACGGACAGGCCAAACCCCTGGTCAAGCTGGCTCAGGACGTGGAGGAAGTGGTGTGGGATCTGGCGGGCACGGGGCTGTATTTTACGGCCTCGAGCACGCCGCAGGAGCGCTGGGGCTGGATCCAGCGGGCCTACCACGTGGGTTTGGACGGCCAGATCAACGAACTGTTTGGGGGCGTGGGGCCCATCGTCGGCCTGGAACCCACCCCCGACGGCGGCCTGGTCTACCTGGCCCACGCCTGGGAGCGGGGGGGTGGCACGGAACACAAGCTCCACTACCGCAGCGTGGATGGGCAGGTGCGTGTGCTGGCCCAGGGTTCTTTTTTGAACTCGGTCAACTCGGATGTGCGCATCGGCGCGGGAACCCAGACCCCCAGGATGGGGCCCGATGGGCGGATTTATGTGGTGGTCACCCAGGAGGGGTCGGCCCGTCTCTTGGCGGTGACGCTCGAGGGCCAGGCTGAGTTCGTCAGCCCAGCAGAGGCTAGCATTCTGGGCTTCTCCTTTTGCGCTAACAAGCTCTACACCCTTTCGGAAAACTTTACCCGTGGGGCTTGCCTGGCCCAGCAGGGAACGGTGCTCTTCGACCCCAACGCCGATGCGCTGCCCATCCTGCCCGTCCCCCTCGAGGTGCGCTACAAGGCCCCGGAAGGCCATACCGTGCAGGGCTGGGTGCTGCTTCCGGAAGGCGACGGCCCCCATCCGCTGATTCTGTACATCCACGGGGGCCCCCACACAGCCTTCGGCAACGCACTGATGCTCCAGCTCCAGCTCTTCCGCGCCGCCGGGTTTGCGGTGGCCTACTGCAACCCCCGGGGCTCCACCGGCTACGGGCAGGACTATACCGACCTGGCCCGGCGCTGGGGCGAAATTGACGAGCAAGACCTGCTGGGCTTTTTAGACCACGTGCTGGGCCAGTTTCCCCTGGATTCTAACCGTGTTGCGGTGGCCGGGGGGTCGTATGGGGGTTACATGACTAACTGGCTCACCGCCCGCCACCCCGAACGCTTCAGGGCCGCTGTTACCGACCGCAGCATCTGCAACTGGACGAGCTTTTACGGTGCTGCCGATATTGGGCCGCGCTTTACTTACCTACAGCTTGGGGCTAAACCCTGGGAGAACCCCGAGGTGCTGTGGCAAAAAAGCCCGCTCTCGCTGGCCCACCAGGTACAAACTCCCACTCTGGTGGTGCACTCCGAGCAAGACCATCGCTGCCCCATAGATCAGGGCGAAACCTGGTACACCGTGCTTCTGCAAAAGGGCGTGCCCACCCGGTTCTTCAGGGTTCCCGAGGAGGGACACGAACTGAGCCGCTCAGGACGGCCCGACCGCCGCATCGCCCGGCTGGAGGCCTACCTGGAGTGGTTTAAGAAGCATCTGTGAGCCAGAGCGTAAAGGGCCAGGGGCCGGTTGAACCTGTCGAGGCCGGCCCTGGTTATTTTCTAGAACGGTTGTACCCCTCAAAGAGCAAACACTTTTGCCAGCCCCGATCTACCCAAAAAGAAAAAGGCGGGCAGGCCCGCCTTTCGTGTTCGCTACGACTAGGCTTTGGAGGTGTCCATGGCCTCGGGGATGACCCCGTAGGTCTCCTCGTAACGCTGGATGTTTTCGGCCAGACTGCGCAGCAGGGCCTTGGCGTGCTGGGGGCTGGTGATAATCCGGCTGGTCACCACCGCCACCACCTGATTGGGCTGTCCGCCGGGCTGCATCAGGGCAAAGTCGAGGTAGAACTCGTTTTTTTGATGGGAGAAAATGGCAAAGTTGGCATATTTGCCAAGGGCGGTTTCGCGATCGATGTCTACGCGCAGCTCGGGTACCTGTGAAACTTCACTCACGATAAAGCCTCCTGGAGGCGTGGAATACTTTTTTTGAGCTGGAAGCGTACTCGACCCAGGCTTTGCATGGAGTCTATCAGCACAACCAGCAGGTATCCACCCTCGAGCGGAACCAGCAAAACTGGCCCCTCGGGGTACTCTACCATGACTTCTTCTACCTCGCCGCGCTCGAGCTCCTGCGACAATGCCCTGGCAGAAGCTAAAGCGGTAGAAGCCGCGCTACCCAGAAAATCTATGTCCGGGGCCTGTTCGGTGCGTAGGCTTTCCACCACAAACCCGTCCTCGGCAACAAGCGCCGAGGCCACTACCCCCTGGGTTGCTTGTAGCTCTCGAATTACTTCTTGAACCATACCATCACTCCCTAAATGGTTTGTGCCAGGCGCATGGCCAGACGGGAAAGCTCGAGCCCGATATTTCTACGATCGGCACCTTTCTCAACTACAGCCCCCAGGCAGTAGCCATTGAATACCACAACCAGCACCTCCCGGTGTTCGGTAGCGAGGGTGAAGCGCCGGAGTTCACCGCCCAGGCCATGGGCAAGGGTGCGACTGGCTCGAGCCAGGGTGGCTAGCTCAGCAGCCAGCAACTCGGGTTCCGGCGTGCCTTTGCCAACGCTTTCGATGACCAAACCATCCTGGCTGGCCAACACGACCTGACGCACACCCAGCGGTACTAGGGTCTCGAGCATTTTCATGCACGGCCCCCGCAATCGTTCCAAACCATACGGGATTTAGCCTAGCACAGAGCTCACCAGGGTTTTGTCCAATTGCACAAGGGAGCAGCCTTTTACTGATATCCGCGCCGGTTCTCCAGCGCCCTAGCCAGGGTAACTTCGTCGGCGTACTCGAGGCTGCCCCCTACCGGCAGGCCGTAAGCGAGCCGGGTCGAGCGAATATTTTGCTGATTCAAGCGTTCGGCCAGGTAACCTGCAGTGGCCTCACCCTCGACGGTCATTCCTGTTGCCAGGATCACCTCACGAACACCTTCCAGGCGAGCAAAAAGTTTTTCCAGATTAAGCTGCTCTGGCCCGACGCCCTCCAAGGGATTCAAGGCCCCGCCCAGCACATGATATAGGCCATTGTACTCGCCGCTGCGCTCGATAGCCATCAGATCCGAGATGGTCTCAACCACGCAGATTACCGATGTATCCCGCTCGGGGTCGCCGCAGATGGGGCACAATTCGCTCTCGGCCAGATTGCCACACCGTGGGCAGGGGTGCAGGGCTTGTGCAGCCTGCAGGCTGCTTTGTAGCTCCGCCGCCACATCGGGGTTTTGTACCAAGAATAGTCCTAGCTTTTGTGCGCTCTTAGGCCCCACCCCCGGCAGACCTGCCAGGGCGCGAACGAGCTTGAGGAGCCTTTCAGGATAGCGCATAAGATTTACCGCTGTTTGTGGAATACCGTTAGAACATGTTGCCCAGCATATTACCAATGCCGCCCAGCTCGCGGCTCATCTCTTTTTCCGAAAGGTCGTGGGCTTTTTTCTGGGCATCCTGAATAGCCACCAAGAGCAAGTCTTCCAGGGCCTCGAGGTCGTCCTTATCCACGGCCTCGGGCCTGAGCTTGACACCTTGAATCTGCCCATGCCCGTTGGCGGTGATCTCTACCAAGCCCCCGCCTGCGCTGCCTACTACCGTCATCTGCCCCAGGCGCTCCTGAACCTCTGCTGCTTTTCGCTGGGCCTTCTGG of Meiothermus sp. contains these proteins:
- a CDS encoding roadblock/LC7 domain-containing protein; the encoded protein is MKMLETLVPLGVRQVVLASQDGLVIESVGKGTPEPELLAAELATLARASRTLAHGLGGELRRFTLATEHREVLVVVFNGYCLGAVVEKGADRRNIGLELSRLAMRLAQTI
- a CDS encoding ABC transporter ATP-binding protein; protein product: MDEKRLVDVKDLKVHFFTDDGVVKAVDGVSFHIDKGETLAVVGESGSGKSVTSLAMMRLIPNPPGKIVGGQMLFRGKDGKVRDLVKEDEATMRKIRGNDIAMIFQEPMTSLNPVYTVGDQIAEAIVLHQGKSKKEALEQAAEMLDLVGIPEPKKRLANYPHQMSGGMRQRVMIAMALSCNPSLLIADEPTTALDVTIQAQILELMKKLQEEIGMSILFITHNLGVVAEMADRVVVMYAGRAVEEADVVPTFKKPLHPYTMGLLNSVPRLDLAATHQQRLEAIPGNVPNPLNLPPGCAFHPRCKFFKPGLCDTETPVLQDAGEGHMVRCVRWAEIQKGEAVGA
- a CDS encoding YbaB/EbfC family nucleoid-associated protein, producing MNIQKLMKEAQKAQRKAAEVQERLGQMTVVGSAGGGLVEITANGHGQIQGVKLRPEAVDKDDLEALEDLLLVAIQDAQKKAHDLSEKEMSRELGGIGNMLGNMF
- a CDS encoding S9 family peptidase, whose amino-acid sequence is MTTDLLYQLRFLSDLTEGPAGKPLFVYTDIERPEKDPPRYRSRLATWDGGLRLLTQGEAKAPFWRGDYIYFTRKVDKASQLFRLPLSGGEAEQVTQFKAGIEGYKVSPDGRRIALLTRGEYEPPKPDAPRIYETWPVKFDGRGLLPGQPRELWLWENGQAKPLVKLAQDVEEVVWDLAGTGLYFTASSTPQERWGWIQRAYHVGLDGQINELFGGVGPIVGLEPTPDGGLVYLAHAWERGGGTEHKLHYRSVDGQVRVLAQGSFLNSVNSDVRIGAGTQTPRMGPDGRIYVVVTQEGSARLLAVTLEGQAEFVSPAEASILGFSFCANKLYTLSENFTRGACLAQQGTVLFDPNADALPILPVPLEVRYKAPEGHTVQGWVLLPEGDGPHPLILYIHGGPHTAFGNALMLQLQLFRAAGFAVAYCNPRGSTGYGQDYTDLARRWGEIDEQDLLGFLDHVLGQFPLDSNRVAVAGGSYGGYMTNWLTARHPERFRAAVTDRSICNWTSFYGAADIGPRFTYLQLGAKPWENPEVLWQKSPLSLAHQVQTPTLVVHSEQDHRCPIDQGETWYTVLLQKGVPTRFFRVPEEGHELSRSGRPDRRIARLEAYLEWFKKHL
- the recR gene encoding recombination mediator RecR; this encodes MRYPERLLKLVRALAGLPGVGPKSAQKLGLFLVQNPDVAAELQSSLQAAQALHPCPRCGNLAESELCPICGDPERDTSVICVVETISDLMAIERSGEYNGLYHVLGGALNPLEGVGPEQLNLEKLFARLEGVREVILATGMTVEGEATAGYLAERLNQQNIRSTRLAYGLPVGGSLEYADEVTLARALENRRGYQ
- a CDS encoding roadblock/LC7 domain-containing protein codes for the protein MVQEVIRELQATQGVVASALVAEDGFVVESLRTEQAPDIDFLGSAASTALASARALSQELERGEVEEVMVEYPEGPVLLVPLEGGYLLVVLIDSMQSLGRVRFQLKKSIPRLQEALS
- a CDS encoding ABC transporter ATP-binding protein, translating into MSVATPETTTTNLVEVKNLKKWFPIRGGILSRVVANVKAVNDVSFAVKKGEVVGLVGESGSGKTTVGRTILRLIEPTDGSIYFDGQDITHLPKNQLRAYRRKMQIIFQDPFASLNPRMTVGDIIAEPLVIHNLEGSAQARNERVAELLQLVGLNPDHVRRYPHEFSGGQRQRIGIARALAVRPEFIVADEPVSALDVSIQAQVVNLLQDLKEQLGLTILFIAHDLAVVEYISDRVAVMYLGKIMELAPSRDLYLKPRHPYTEALLSAIPTPDPTIKRERIVLQGDIPSPINPPSGCVFRTRCRYAIAECANTVPELKEVAPGHFKACIRDDIPGLS
- a CDS encoding DUF3467 domain-containing protein — encoded protein: MSEVSQVPELRVDIDRETALGKYANFAIFSHQKNEFYLDFALMQPGGQPNQVVAVVTSRIITSPQHAKALLRSLAENIQRYEETYGVIPEAMDTSKA